One genomic segment of Ipomoea triloba cultivar NCNSP0323 chromosome 9, ASM357664v1 includes these proteins:
- the LOC116030904 gene encoding ADP-ribosylation factor GTPase-activating protein AGD5-like, translating into MNGKASVSRELNAKHTKILEGLLKLPENRECADCKSKGPRWASVNLGIFICLQCSGVHRGLGVHISKVRSATLDTWLPEQVAFIKTMGNEKSNSYWEAELPPKYNRVGIENFIRAKYVEKRWISRDGNRKISTPDREEQSNKLDPGTRKRVGFARECNRFPEERENQKPPNSDTAAVLRKSTSSPGSSIFAKKVSMDTMPVVITSKPANLDVEKEKPRTEAFQVTSGEKSNSTSFDSERETLSPSVPNTSTPDSKPKVIENSKLASSEVEKPKPRDDGQPVSSVPKVDYATQLFNMLFTEEAKENDSKLTTPAVGSQCMSALSKHSEEPKEDYKKTCAPPVESNCARAKPVEQQNISSTVTKSKNKFDPGIEELMKDFNWNTQPAKITVSPSIHHQQLEMQAQPPRPLAAGNTPYAAPQIAYPHTPYGNHLSSQSWQSNGGPVHGTMFKQVGNVQPSPVAVSLVPYPYSSMYTAMQVAPVHGMTAAGISRPPSSLPPISVAASQSAVNRDFSRMPGTLTRR; encoded by the exons ATGAACGGCAAGGCTAGTGTTTCCAGAGAGCTCAATGCAAAACACACCAAG ATACTTGAGGGGCTACTTAAATTGCCAGAGAACAGGGAATGTGCTGATTGCAAGAGCAA AGGTCCAAGATGGGCTAGCGTGAACCTAGGAATCTTCATATGCTTGCAATGTTCTGGTGTTCACCGAGGCCTTGGAGTACATATATCAAAG GTGAGATCTGCGACTTTAGATACATGGCTTCCAGAGCAGGTTGCATTTATCAAAA CAATGGGAAACGAGAAATCAAATAGCTATTGGGAAGCTGAACTACCTCCCAAGTACAACAGAGTTGGAATCGAAAATTTTATCCGTGCAAA GTATGTGGAGAAAAGATGGATTTCAAGAGATGGGAATAGAAAAATCTCTACGCCAGACAGAGAAGAGCAATCAAACAAGCTCGATCCTGGGACTAGAAAACGAGTTGGATTTGCAAGAGAGTGCAATCGATTCCCTGAAGAGAGGGAAAACCAAAAGCCGCCCAATTCAGATACAGCTGCAGTCCTTCGAAAGAGCACAAGCAGTCCTGGATCGTCTATATTTGCAAAGAAG GTTAGCATGGATACCATGCCAGTTGTCATAACTTCAAAACCAGCCAACCTAGATGTTGAAAAGGAAAAGCCAAGAACTGAAGCCTTTCAAGTTACCTCAGGCGAAAAGTCAAATTCAACTTCATTTGATTCTGAAAGGGAAACTCTGAGCCCCAGTGTCCCTAATACATCAACTCCCGATTCCAAACCGAAAGTGattgaaaattcaaaactaGCCTCCTCTGAGGTCGAAAAGCCAAAACCAAGAGACGATGGCCAACCCGTTTCCTCAGTACCTAAAGTTGATTACGCTACTCAACTCTTTAACATGCTCTTCACGGAGGAGGCTAAAGAAAACGACAGCAAATTGACTACTCCTGCTGTGGGATCTCAATGTATGTCGGCCCTTTCAAAGCACTCTGAAGAGCCTAAAGAAGATTACAAAAAAACGTGTGCTCCACCTGTGGAATCTAACT GTGCAAGAGCGAAACCAGTTGAACAGCAGAATATTTCCTCCACCGTcacaaaaagcaaaaacaaattTGATCCTGGGATCGAAGAACTGATGAAAGATTTCAATTGGAATACCCAACCT GCTAAGATTACGGTGTCACCCTCTATCCATCACCAACAACTCGAGATGCAGGCTCAGCCGCCTCGTCCTTTGGCTGCTGGAAACACGCCTTATGCTGCTCCGCAAATCGCATATCCACACACTCCCTATGGCAACCATTTATCTTCTCAGAGCTGGCAAAGCAACGGGGGTCCAGTCCACGGAACAATGTTTAAACAG GTTGGAAATGTTCAACCTTCACCTGTTGCTGTTTCTTTGGTTCCTTATCCATATTCCAG CATGTATACAGCAATGCAAGTAGCCCCAGTTCATGGAATGACAGCTGCCGGAATAAGTAGGCCGCCGTCTTCTCTGCCACCAATCTCAGTCGCTGCATCACAGTCGGCAGTAAACCGGGATTTCTCACGCATGCCAGGAACACTTACAAGACGATGA